The Natronincola ferrireducens genome includes the window AATAGAAATGCATTTTCTTCCTGATGTCTATGTGCCTTGTGAGGTATGTAAGGGGAAACGATATAATAGGGAAACATTAGAGGTAAAATATAAGGATAAAACAATTTCAGATATTTTAGAAATGAATGTAGAGGAAGGGTTACTATTTTTTGAAAACATACCGAAAATCCAAAATAAATTACAAACGTTATATGATGTAGGATTAGGCTATATTAAACTAGGTCAACCCTCCACCCAATTATCTGGAGGAGAAGCCCAGAGAATTAAATTGGCCAGTGAACTAAGCAAAAGAAGCACAGGAAAAACCCTCTATATTTTAGATGAACCTACTACTGGACTCCATATAGCAGATATTCATCGGTTAATAGGGGTACTACAAAGACTAGTGGAAACAGGGAATACAGTATTAGTTATTGAACACAATCTAGATGTTATCAAAACAGCTGATCATGTTATTGACCTGGGGCCTGAAGGTGGAAGTGGTGGTGGATTAATCGTTGCTGAGGGAACTCCAGAAGAAATAATTGAAGTTAAGGAATCCTATACCGGAAGATTTTTAAGGAAAATTTTATCCTAAAAGTATCAATTAAACTAGTTAAGAAAAAAGAACTATAGAATAAAAAAGCTAAATATAGTAAAATAATAGTAGCTTAGGTAAAAAAAGTAAAATTGCTTTCTAATAAAATTACAATGAAAATATCAATAGGGTTGAGTTAAAGATAAAAACATATATCATTCATATCTATTAAATTTACAAAAAGGTTATGTCACAATTATGGAGGAATAATATGTATGGAAATTATGTGGAGATAGGCAGAAAAATCAAATTAGAAATAGATATTATTCCTCCCTATTTATCTTTTTGGGGTGTAATTTCGGGTGTGGAGGAAGAATATATAGTAGTGGACATTGAGGGCGAGTATATACAAAAGCAGGAGAAAACAGTGAAATGCACCATACCTAGTGATGCAAACATATGTGTTTTTTATGGGGTAATTAAAGGCTGTATAGAAGGAAAGTTAATTTTAATGATGCCAAAACCTGATGAGTTTGAAATCCTCCAAAGAAGAAAATATGCAAGAGTTCCCACAGACTTTCAAGTAAATTGCTTCTTAATAGGCTATAATAACAAAAAAATCAACAGCAACAAGAGATTTATTGCTACTGTTAAGGATATTAGTGGTGGTGGAGTATTGTTAAGTAGTGAGTTGTTTATACCAATTGGAACGGTGTTGGTTTTTGAGT containing:
- a CDS encoding flagellar brake protein — its product is MYGNYVEIGRKIKLEIDIIPPYLSFWGVISGVEEEYIVVDIEGEYIQKQEKTVKCTIPSDANICVFYGVIKGCIEGKLILMMPKPDEFEILQRRKYARVPTDFQVNCFLIGYNNKKINSNKRFIATVKDISGGGVLLSSELFIPIGTVLVFELLLNNDPLVLTVKVLRNIESTNNDNRDLGCEFIGLSHSDQQKIIAYTNKVQLKLKQKQCV